A single genomic interval of Oryza sativa Japonica Group chromosome 7, ASM3414082v1 harbors:
- the LOC4344382 gene encoding pyruvate decarboxylase 3, which yields MESNGGGGGSPKEAAVVVPSSGDATLGGHLARRLVQVGVSDVFAVPGDFNLTLLDHLIAEPGLRVVGCCNELNAGYAADGYARARGVGACAVTFTVGGLSVLNAIGGAYSENLPLICIVGGPNSNDYGTNRILHHTIGLPDFSQELRCFQPLTCYQAVVNNLDDAHDQIDRAISTAIRESKPVYISVSCNLPAVPHPTFSRDPVPYFLSPRLSNQASLHAALDATLAFLDKAVKPVLVAGPKLRVAKAGGAFVDLADASGHAVAAMPSAKGLVPETLPRFIGTYWGAVSTAFCAEIVESADAYLFAGPIFNDYSSVGYSCLLKKEKAVVVQPDRVTVGNGPAFGCVMMRDFLSELAKRVRKNTTAFDNYKRIFVPEGQLPECEAGEALRVNVLFKHIQRMIGGTEIGAVMAETGDSWFNCQKLRLPEGCGYEFQMQYGSIGWSVGALLGYAQAVQKRVVACIGDGSFQVTAQDVSTMLRCGQRSIIFLINNGGYTIEVEIHDGPYNVIKNWDYVGLVNAIHNGEGRCWATRVRCEEELEAAIATATGDKADSLCFIEVVAHKDDTSKELLEWGSRVSAANSRPPNPQ from the coding sequence atggagagcaacggcggaggaggaggatctcCCAAGGAGGCAGCGGTGGTGGTGCCGTCCTCCGGCGACGCCACCCTGGGCGGGCACCTGGCTCGGCGCCTCGTGCAGGTGGGCGTGAGCGACGTGTTCGCCGTGCCGGGGGACTTCAACCTGACGCTTCTGGACCACCTGATCGCCGAGCCCGGGCTCCGCGTGGTGGGCTGCTGCAACGAGCTGAACGCCGGATACGCGGCCGACGGGTACGCGCGGGCCCGTGGCGTGGGCGCCTGCGCCGTGACCTTCACCGTGGGCGGGCTGAGCGTGCTGAACGCCATCGGCGGGGCGTACAGCGAGAACCTGCCGCTGATCTGCATCGTGGGGGGCCCCAACTCCAACGACTACGGCACCAACCGCATCCTCCACCACACCATCGGCCTCCCGGACTTCTCCCAGGAGCTCCGCTGCTTCCAACCCCTCACCTGCTACCAGGCCGTCGTCAACAACCTCGACGACGCCCACGACCAGATCGACcgcgccatctccaccgccatcaGGGAGAGCAAGCCCGTCTACATCAGCGTCAGCTGCAACCTCCCCGCCGTCCCCCACCCCACCTTCTCCCGCGACCCGGTGCCCTACTTCCTCTCCCCGAGGCTCTCCAACCAGGCCAGCCTCCACGCCGCGCTCgacgccaccctcgccttcctcGACAAGGCCGTCAAGCCCGTCCTCGTCGCGGGGCCCAAGCTCCGCGTCGCCAAGGCCGGAGGGGCCTTCGTGGACCTCGCCGACGCCAGCGGCCACGCGGTGGCCGCCATGCCGTCCGCCAAGGGGCTGGTGCCGGAGACGCTGCCGCGCTTCATCGGGACCTACTGGGGCGCGGTCAGCACGGCCTTCTGCGCGGAGATCGTGGAGTCCGCGGACGCCTACCTGTTCGCGGGGCCCATCTTCAACGACTACAGCTCCGTGGGGTACTCGTGCCTGctgaagaaggagaaggcggtggtggtgcagcCCGACCGCGTGACCGTCGGCAATGGCCCCGCGTTCGGGTGCGTGATGATGAGGGACTTCCTGTCGGAGCTGGCCAAGCGCGTCCGGAAGAACACGACGGCGTTCGACAACTACAAGAGGATCTTCGTGCCGGAGGGACAGCTGCCGGAGTGCGAGGCCGGGGAGGCGCTGCGGGTGAACGTGCTGTTCAAGCACATACAGAGGATGATCGGTGGCACGGAGATCGGGGCGGTGATGGCGGAGACGGGGGACTCGTGGTTCAACTGCCAGAAGCTGCGGCTGCCCGAGGGTTGCGGGTACGAGTTCCAGATGCAGTACGGCTCCATCGGGTGGTCGGTGGGGGCGCTGCTGGGCTACGCGCAGGCTGTCCAAAAACGGGTGGTGGCTTGCATCGGCGACGGCAGCTTCCAGGTGACGGCGCAGGACGTGTCGACGATGCTGCGTTGCGGGCAGCGGAgcatcatcttcctcatcaacaacggcgggtacaccatcgaGGTGGAGATCCACGACGGGCCGTACAACGTGATCAAGAACTGGGACTACGTGGGCCTCGTCAACGCCATCCACAACGGCGAGGGGCGGTGCTGGGCCACCCGGGTGCGGTGCGAGGAGGAGCTGGAGGCGGCCATCGCGACGGCCACGGGGGACAAGGCGGACAGCCTCTGCTTCATCGAGGTGGTGGCGCACAAGGACGACACCAGCAAGGAGCTCCTCGAATGGGGCTCCAGAGtctccgccgccaactccaggCCGCCCAACCCGCAGTAG